TTGAACCGATCTGTTTTAAAGTCAGTTTTCAATCAAAAATCGCAAATCTATTAATTTTGTATTTCGGCTTGTTGCTGATAAATTACAAGCCAAAATTAGAGACATTTTACTCCTTACTCTAATATATCACAATATATTATTTTGTCAAGAATTTTTTTGATTATTTTTTAATTATGATGTGGGTAAAGATAAGTTATTAAGAGGGAATATGATTGTGACGAGCAATTTTTTAACCTGTGCGGTTAGGTTATAGACTGCCAATTTGAGTTCCCCCCGCTGATGGAATCTGAAATCTCCCCCGCTGGCGGGGGATTAAGGGGGTGGAAATCTTCTTGTCACATCGTAACTATTCACCACGAAGAGCACGAAGGACACGACGATGTTACAGAACAAATCTCTGTAAGGGTTTAGGTAGGATAAAAATAAGGAGAAAGGGAGAAGATGGAGAAGTGGAGAAAAGAAGAGTTAACTGATAGGATTATTAATGCCTGTATTAATGTCCATAAAAAGTTAGTGTCGTGTTGAACAAATAACGCACGGAATTCGATTCTGGTAACTGGTGATTGGTAACTGGTAATTAAATACCGTTTGGCTGAGCTCAGGACGAAACTATTTAACCAGTTACCAGTTACCAATTATCCGTTTGCAGGTTATGAAATCTGATGATACGCCGTGCAAAACTTACTCAACACCACACCAGGATTGATGTCCGAAGGGTGGAGTAAGAAAAAGTTTGAGCCATTTCTCCAATTCTCCCTTTTCCCCATTTCTCCTTGTTTACACTTCTGAGGAATACCGTGCACATCCTTTATCCCTTTCCTACTTACCTACTACCTACTTACCTACTATTTCCATTGCTTTGTCCTCCACAGGTTAATGTTCGTTCCCCCAAATAACTAACCCATTACAGGCACGCAGCAATTCTCATTCCTAAAAATACATAACAATAAATAAAAAAAGTCTTGACAAATTAAAAAATATATGTTATAATATAACCAAGTTGATAAAATAAATAAAAAAATATCAAGGAGGATAAAAAACAATGAGAAAAATATTTTTTAAAGGGGTTAATCAACTAATTCTTTTTTTATGGGGGATAATCTTTATTGTTTCTTCAGCTTATGCTATCCCCAGCCTTCAATTGTATATTCCAGGCTCTACTTACGACCCTATCACTGAGTCCTGGACCACTACTGCTTCTGATTTTGAACTGCAAGTTCTGGGAGCCTCATCTCCACATAATGCTGATTATATAAAGAATGTCACTCTTTATATTGCTATAAATGAGAACGAAAAGGGATTGCCAGGAGCCTATGTAAATATCAACGGTTCTCCAATAGATTTTAACTACTATGGCAACCCATTCTTGATGCCTCCTCATGGTATCTATCCAACCTATTATCGTGCTTATTGGCTACCTAATTTAATGGTTAGTACAGCCGGGGAGATTGTCCATAATTATAATCCTGGTGGGAGTGGAACAGATTTGGGGGATATTCATTATCTCTCGATAAACTGGGGTGGTTATAGCCGTATTCATTTTGATCTAGCGGGTATTGTTGTGAACAAATATGGGAAAAAATACTATAGAAGGGCGCCTTTCTCTCATGATGCTGAAGTAAATTCACCACCCCCGGCACCTGTTGTTCCAGAACCTTCAACTATGTTACTTTTATTGCCTGGTTTGTTAGGATTGGCAAATTTCAGAAGGAGTATCTAAGTATTTCAACCTGTTCAATCAGCTGATTATACCACACAGACACGGGGATATATAATTACGAAAAATATTAGACATAAAATGGTCAAACCAGTAATAAACATCCCTATTTTGACTGATAAAGGTTCATATCTAAATTCTACAAGATGATTACCTTTTTCAAGAGGAACTGCTCTAAAGGTATGATAAGCACGATATATCTTTTCCTTTTTTCCATCTACATAAGCCTGCCAGCCAGGATAATATGTGTCCGATAATACAAGAAAACCACTTTTATTAAGAGCAACTTTGACCGTTACTTTCTCTGGTTGATAGTCTATAATTTTGGATTTTGGAGTGTCCTTTGCTTTCGTCTGACCTCTGACCTCTGACTTCTGACTTCTAACCTCTTCTTCCAGAATAACATATTGTTCTGGATTAAATTCTTTACTGCTTAATTCCTGAAGAACAGCCTCTTTTTCTTTAATTAATTTAGAGTTATGCACGATAAATGCCCGTGGAAGAACATCTTTATTTTCGATAATCTTAACGCTCTTATCTTCAAATACCATCCTAAATTTGTCATCAGGAATATCCCGGGTCAATAAAATATATTTAACATTAAATAAATTAAGTAACTGTCTATTTTTAATCATAAGGGGAATTACTTCTTGTTCGGTAATATGTATAGGCGTGTCTTTTCGGAAAAGTTTTATAACCTCTAACCAATGCCTTACACAAATCAAACCCGTTTTCATATTCATCTCAGAGAGATGGGTGCAAATATTCATATTGGGTGATAATACTCTATTCAAGAACTCTTCTATTTCTTCATTACTTTCTATCAGTATAATACCTGGGTAGATTGACATATATCTATATATGTCTTCATCTTGTAACAGAAACTTACCGGTATTTGGAGTAAATATCTCCGGTAAATGTGATATTTTAACCGTAGTTGGCCCCCCCCTCATATTAAATAAGAATAGGTCAATTATAATAAAAAGGACAACAAGGAATTTAAAAATCATTAGTTGTAATTTTTGTTTAACCCAAAAATATAAGATGATAAAACTCATACATAAAAAGATTAGAAATATGTAGGCATCTTGTTTGATGTATTTAATTTTATTTAAAGGAAAATCCCGGGGTAAAAATTTTTCAATATCCATTGTAAAAATAATCCCACCTAAGATTAATATTAAGGATAAGTATAATATTCGCAGGATAACTTTTCTATTTATTTTTTGAGTGATTAGATATGAAAAGCCAAAACCGGCTAAGATAGAAATAGAAAAGGTCAAAAGGTAACAAAATCGTGCCGGTGCCCTAATGCTATTAAATATAGGTAGGTGCCATAACATAGTATATAAAGGTGTCACATTACCCATCATCAATATGGCTGATAGGATTAATAAGGATAAGAAAAAATAAATATGTCTATTTTTGTCTCTTAAGATGCCAAATAATCCTAATATTAGCGGAAAAATACCTACATAACCATATCCTTCACTAAAATTCCATTTCCCAAAATAATTTGCATTATCTCCTAAAAAATAAGGTAAAATGAAGGTGATGAAATTTATAGGTGGGAAATTAGCAATATTAGCAAATTTCAGACTTATCCCTTCCCCTCGATTAGAAAGGGATAATACTTCATAAGTTGGGATTATTTGAATAGCGGCCAGACCAATAGCTATTATCATCACTAATCCAAAGCTGACCAAAAAATTCAATATCCGGCATCGACCTTCAAATAAAACTCCAGAGAAAAAGTATAAACTGACACATAATAATGAATAAAATGTTATCTGTTGATGTCCAGCAAGGATTTGAATGCCGATAAATATGCCGGCTAAGACTACATAAATATGAGTTTTTTCCCTTTTGAGAATCTTTTCCATAAAGATTAAGATTAAAGGTAACCATATACTGGAACTTAATATATCTATATGGGTAAGATGGGCGACGAAAAATCCACTAAACATAAAGATTATCCCTGAGATTAAAGCAGAAACCCGAGGCAACCCAATTACCTGTGCATAAAAATAAGTAAATATTCCGGCAAGAATAAAATGGATAATATAATGGAGATTTTGGGCAATAGGGACAGGAAGATTAAAAAATAGTAAAAGATTTATCGGATATAAAAAACCAAGATTACCAATGGCAAAAATAGGATATCCACACTGGATATACGGCAACCATAAGGGGAAATCAAATTTCTTTAGATTTTCTGCATAAAATGATTTCATCGGATAGAATATGTATGTTATGTCCTCTTGAAGAAAAATCCTGGACATAGTAATTATATCTATGAAGAATATAGCAATTAAGCCGATGAATATGCCTATTGGTAATAAATCCTCTCTTTTCATACCTTTATGATATTATCAGAATTTGAGATTTAAGTCAATAAAAAATTTGACATTAATTACTTGATTTGCTATACTTTGGGATAAGAAATGAAGATAAAGGATTATTTAGCCATTGGAATATTGACCATATTAACCGTAGTCTATTTCTGGAAATTTTTCTTCTTAGGCTTATTGCCTATGGGAGGAGATATTACTACCTATACTTACCCACCATGGTATTATTGTTATCAGGCACAGGATAAAAGTCAAAATCCTCTTTTATCAGACCCTGTTTTCCTTCATTACCCTTTACGAAAATTAGCTGTAGAAAGATTAAAGGAGGGTAAAATTACCCTCTGGAATCCATATATTTTTTGTGGTAATCCACATTTTAGCACCAACTCGGTATCTTTTTCACCTCTTAATATCTTCTTCTTATTCTTTGAGCCATTAACCGGATGGAGTTTAATCCTCATTTGCCAGATGTTACTATCGGGGATATTTATGTATATATTTCTCCGGGGCTCACTTAACTTAGCCCGGTTTGGGGCATTGATTGGTGGTATAATTTATGAATTTTCTGGTTTTGCTATTGTCTGGTTAGAAATGGGCATATTAAGTGGGTTCTTATTGCCATTAATACTTTTTTTAATTGATAAAGCCATTATTAAAAGAAGTATATTCTATGTTATGTTAGCCGGGACGGCATTAGGGATGCAATTTCTATCCACATTTTTACAAATAAGTCTATTTGTCTTACTGGCAATAATACCTTACTCATTATTTAGAATCTTTTCCCTTCGAGCCTTTAAATTTATACCCTTTGTCGGACTTGTTTTTATCATTGGATTTAGTCTATCGGCTATCCAGTTAGTTCCTTCTTATGAATTGATAAGAAATTCGCATCGGGAGCCGGTCAAGGATTATCGAATGTTATCTCCCTTGCCCTGGCAGAATTTAATTACCCTTTTAGTGCCAAATTATTATGGTAATCCTGTGGATTATAACTATAACATTATCAGACCACATTTCCGTGAGATATTTAAAAAATATGGACTAAATCTCCCCCCACTCCATCCCAAAAGAGGTAGAATGGAGGATAATTATAACGAGCATTGTGCTTATATGGGCATTTTACCTTTAATATTGGCACTTTTATCTATATTTCTAAAAAGAAATAAAAATACACTCTATTTTTCTTCCTTTACTTTAATTTCCTTACTCCTCACTCTTGGAACGCCCTTATATTATTTACTTTATGTGGGTATCCCTGGATGTGATAAATTGATTATTAGCCGGTTTATCTTCCTCTACACATTTGGGGTAGCTGTATTAGCCGGGTTAGGAAGTAATTATATCTTTAATACACTCATAAAGGTATATTCGATAAGTATTATTTTATTATTTGGCTTAATAATTATAATCAGTCTTTATCTGGGCAAATTTGTCGCCAGATTTTATATTAATGCAACATTACTTCAACATTTCACCTTATCAAATATAGATTTTCTTTGCCCAATTTTATTATTAATAATTAGTGGAGTAATCCTTTTAAGTATTAATAGAGTGAGAAATTTATATATTAAAATACTTATTTTTGGAATAATCATCTTTGATATTTTTGGATTTGGGATGAGGTATAATCCCTTTGTCCACAGAAATGTATTATATACGACGACACCATCATTAAGATTTTTAGCCGATAAGATAACAGATGAGGAAAAAAGTAGAATATTAGGCTTTGAGCACATATTGCCGGTAAGTATAAATATAATCTATGGATTTGAGACGGCTGAAGGCTATGATGGAATGTTTACTAAAAGATACGATGAATTT
This sequence is a window from bacterium. Protein-coding genes within it:
- a CDS encoding choice-of-anchor N protein — translated: MRKIFFKGVNQLILFLWGIIFIVSSAYAIPSLQLYIPGSTYDPITESWTTTASDFELQVLGASSPHNADYIKNVTLYIAINENEKGLPGAYVNINGSPIDFNYYGNPFLMPPHGIYPTYYRAYWLPNLMVSTAGEIVHNYNPGGSGTDLGDIHYLSINWGGYSRIHFDLAGIVVNKYGKKYYRRAPFSHDAEVNSPPPAPVVPEPSTMLLLLPGLLGLANFRRSI
- a CDS encoding YfhO family protein, producing the protein MKREDLLPIGIFIGLIAIFFIDIITMSRIFLQEDITYIFYPMKSFYAENLKKFDFPLWLPYIQCGYPIFAIGNLGFLYPINLLLFFNLPVPIAQNLHYIIHFILAGIFTYFYAQVIGLPRVSALISGIIFMFSGFFVAHLTHIDILSSSIWLPLILIFMEKILKREKTHIYVVLAGIFIGIQILAGHQQITFYSLLCVSLYFFSGVLFEGRCRILNFLVSFGLVMIIAIGLAAIQIIPTYEVLSLSNRGEGISLKFANIANFPPINFITFILPYFLGDNANYFGKWNFSEGYGYVGIFPLILGLFGILRDKNRHIYFFLSLLILSAILMMGNVTPLYTMLWHLPIFNSIRAPARFCYLLTFSISILAGFGFSYLITQKINRKVILRILYLSLILILGGIIFTMDIEKFLPRDFPLNKIKYIKQDAYIFLIFLCMSFIILYFWVKQKLQLMIFKFLVVLFIIIDLFLFNMRGGPTTVKISHLPEIFTPNTGKFLLQDEDIYRYMSIYPGIILIESNEEIEEFLNRVLSPNMNICTHLSEMNMKTGLICVRHWLEVIKLFRKDTPIHITEQEVIPLMIKNRQLLNLFNVKYILLTRDIPDDKFRMVFEDKSVKIIENKDVLPRAFIVHNSKLIKEKEAVLQELSSKEFNPEQYVILEEEVRSQKSEVRGQTKAKDTPKSKIIDYQPEKVTVKVALNKSGFLVLSDTYYPGWQAYVDGKKEKIYRAYHTFRAVPLEKGNHLVEFRYEPLSVKIGMFITGLTILCLIFFVIIYPRVCVV
- a CDS encoding YfhO family protein: MKIKDYLAIGILTILTVVYFWKFFFLGLLPMGGDITTYTYPPWYYCYQAQDKSQNPLLSDPVFLHYPLRKLAVERLKEGKITLWNPYIFCGNPHFSTNSVSFSPLNIFFLFFEPLTGWSLILICQMLLSGIFMYIFLRGSLNLARFGALIGGIIYEFSGFAIVWLEMGILSGFLLPLILFLIDKAIIKRSIFYVMLAGTALGMQFLSTFLQISLFVLLAIIPYSLFRIFSLRAFKFIPFVGLVFIIGFSLSAIQLVPSYELIRNSHREPVKDYRMLSPLPWQNLITLLVPNYYGNPVDYNYNIIRPHFREIFKKYGLNLPPLHPKRGRMEDNYNEHCAYMGILPLILALLSIFLKRNKNTLYFSSFTLISLLLTLGTPLYYLLYVGIPGCDKLIISRFIFLYTFGVAVLAGLGSNYIFNTLIKVYSISIILLFGLIIIISLYLGKFVARFYINATLLQHFTLSNIDFLCPILLLIISGVILLSINRVRNLYIKILIFGIIIFDIFGFGMRYNPFVHRNVLYTTTPSLRFLADKITDEEKSRILGFEHILPVSINIIYGFETAEGYDGMFTKRYDEFINLVAPEGCGWENAKELDYSANRNLLCLLNTKYLLTSKKIKADNLKLIFDKEIKIYEDLSALPRVWIVSEAKLLKTKEKIFKELRHPDFDPRETVILEEEYKKIQNPKSNLKSSSGQSPKCQILDYQPERVVIKATLNKSGFLVLSDAYYPGWQVFVDGREERLFCANYILRAVYLTAGKHLVEFRYSPLSFRIGCFFSILTLIILIFLMTLTLFNTKK